The Triticum aestivum cultivar Chinese Spring chromosome 6D, IWGSC CS RefSeq v2.1, whole genome shotgun sequence genomic sequence ccgggggtccaccgggtggggccacctatcccggagggccccatgggctgaagtgggaagggaaccagcccttagtgggctggggcgcccccccttgggcctccccctgcgcctagggttagaaaccctaggggtggggggcgccccacttggcttggggggaagccaccaccccttcccccttgccccccccccatgtagatgggttctaggccagcgcccccctcccagggggcctatatatagtagggggaagggagggcagcaacagaacagcccctggcgcctccctctccccctgcaacacctctccctctcgcagaagcttggcgaagccctgccgagatcccgctacttccaccaccacgccgtcgtgctgcaggatctccatcaacttctccttcccccttgctggatcaagaaggaggagacgtcgctgctccgtacgtgtgttgaacgcggaggtgccgtccgttcggcactcggtcatcggtgatctggatcacggcgagtacgactccatcaaccccgttcattggaacgcttccgctcgcgatctacaagggtatgtagatgcactcctttcccctcgttactagtatactccatagatggatcttggtgatgcgtaggaaattttaaaattctgctacgatccccaacatcttCAGCTATCATTTTTGTTATTCCTAAACCTGTAGTTACGGAGATCCATGAGTTTCATAGAACATATAAATACTGGTGGGCAACCCGCCGTTCTGGGGGCCTTCCCGCGCGCACGATCGCTGGCCGTTCGATCAGCTTCTTCGATCGTTTTCACCCTCGATTTTTACTATTCACTTCTATATTTTGTTACAACTTTGACTGCTTTACCGGGTGGCTGCCATTGGGCCCATAAAATCATTGGTCCACGCGGCAGCGGAGTGCTTGTCAACTCGGTCTGTGACAAGCAGCAGCAGCATCATGGTCTACCCCCTTCCACCCTCTCTCAATTTCCTCTCTTCGCTTCCCTGACCACGTCTCATCTCTGTTGGGTCAAGGTTGGGTTGGAGCTACAGCGGCCAGCCACCAGGACGACGCTGACAGCCAAAGAAAGCTCCTTCCCCACCGTTGACAGCCAAAACCGCTCTTGTGCTCATCAAGGTCCCTTTCACCTCTCTAACCTCTGTGTTAAGTCCGTCTGGTTCTAGGCCGATTaaggttttttgttttgtttttgcttccACTCTGTTTGATTTGAGCGTGGTGGTCAGATCCTCTTCAGATGTCCAGTTGAGACACCTACccatttcttctcttttttctcttgagaggagaggagaggatgcTAACTAGCGAAGTACTATACTACTACATTTCAAACCATAATAAGGTCCTTCggtaaaaacaaaacaagatttGCAGCGTCGCAGTAGCAAAATTCCAGCATCCACTAGCCACACAAAAAAGTATGTGTCCAGTGATAATATAACGAGAGAGGAATTCAAGGATTAGTTTATTATTAACCTATGTAGTGTATGCACTGGTAGTTGATGGAGTTTCAAGCAACAAGCATGGAGCACCTTCTTCTTTCTATCATGTCACTTACCTGATAATTTGGTAATTCTCTTTGTAATGTCATTCATATACCTGATAAAGCCAATTTCTTTGGGGCTCTCTGTCATTCATATGTTCAGTGATGCAATATGAATTATTATGTAGAGGTTACTCCAGTCCTCACTATTCTTCTATTTGTCTCTGTTTAGTGTTTTACTTTTTTTTATCAGCGGCATAATAGATAACCATATCTACATTTGTCTCTGTTTTCTGTCAGGTTAGTCAATGTATAGGATTGCGCTTTTGTGTGTCATTTTCTTCAAGCTGTCATTCAAGAGAAGAGAGGAGCGAGGCCTTGATCCAGactcaggaggaggaggagacgaggagcaACACCTATTTTTATTGTCCGTCAAGCCCCATTATACTTTGCGGTTCCAGCCACCTGATCACTAACCTGAATGAGTAAGTAGACCATTATATATGATGGTCTTGCTTCCTTTTGTGATCATGTATCTATGTTAGATCCGGTGAGAAAAGGCGGCTTCCAAGCAGAGGATGCGGTAGTGTTGGCCACGTTTGGTTTTCATAAGCTAATAATGTATCCCTTCCTGTGTACTTCCTTTGTGTACCACATTGTAACTAAGCATCTATGTACCAGCAGTAAAGACTTGGGTGTCTGAATATTCTCACAATAGTTGTCTCCCTCTcgccctttgcgccattggcgcaacgagtcatctagtAGAGTTAAAATCAAGAGGCACTGTAGCTCCTCAATACAAGGTGGACCTCTGTGTAGCCACGCAACAGTGCTACACTCAGCTCGGCTGAACATGCCACACGATCTGCAACTCGATTATGTAGTCCATGAATAACTAGCTCTTAGCATCTTATTAATTGATATCATCTAAAGTCCCAAACCACATAAATCAGTTCATCTAAACAAAGAAGCATGACTGACATTGTTTGACAAAACAAAAAGAACCACCTCACTGTAAAATGCTCAAATAAGCCGTGGACAAAAGAAGCTTTGCGAAAGGCTGCAGTTGGTTTCCCCTCACATCACCTATAAGAAGGCCATTATAAAGAGCCATCCCATCATGCATCCTCTGGCGCCAAAAACAGCAAAGTTGCACAAAGTGTCGCCTCATCATACCACCCACATAGCCCCTCCTATCtccgatcgatcgatcgctcagtgATCACTGGCCACGCTCTCACTCGGCCACTGCAGCTGCCACTCTCTCAAGCCAACCAAGGAAGCCACCACGCGCGTGAACCTGCGCACGCCCACCGCGAGAGTGAGAGATGCATCCGCTTCGccgctctctcctcctcctctacgGGGCGGTCGCCGCCGGCGTCTTGCTGTTCTCGCCGGCCTACTGCGCTGCGTCGACATTGCCGGATCCGGCGCCGCTCGACCCGGCGGGCCTGTTCATGCCCTCGGCCACGCCGGCGCAGCCCGGCTCCGCCACGATCCCGGCGTTCCCGGAGCAGTCGGACGCCGTGTCGGGTGCCTCCTCCACGTGCCCGCTCGACCCCTTCCCGCGGCTCCTCCCGGCCGTGCTGTCCTCCTGCGACGCTGACGGCGCGCTGCCCTCGAGGTTGCGGTGCTGCCCCGCGCTGGCCGCGTGGCTGTTCGCCGCCTACGCGCCCACCGCGCTCTCGGCGAGGCCGGCGCGGCCGGCGTCGGCGGCGCCCGTGGACATGCCGGTGCCGCCGGACGACTCGGAGGCGTGCGCGGGCGCCGCGGACCGCGCGCTGCGGTCCGAGGGGGCGGCGCTGCCGCGCCCGCCGGGCGCCAACGGGACGTGCGACGTGGCCTTCTGCTACTGCGGGGTGAGGCTGAGGCGGCTCACGTGCGGGGCCCAGCCGACGGGTGCCGGACAGTGGGTCCCGGCGGACGCGGCGGCGAGGAGGCTGAAGAGGGACTGCGCGCGGGCCGGCGTCCCCGGCTGCTCCAAGTGCCTCCGCGCTCTTTCCACGGTGAGATCAAATGTAGCAATGCCTGCAACAAGCCCCGTAAAAATAACCATTTTAATTGTCAATTACTGCTTCAGTCGGCAACATTTATCAATGGATTCACTAGTTAGCTCTCAGCTCGCAATCTTGATCTGTGAAATCTGCAAATGCACGCAGCGGCAGTGCTGAAGTGAAGCTTAGAGCACACTCCCTGAGAACTTGAGTAGTATTTCATCACATGCTATTGTGTACACAGACACGGCGGCCGCTAGGCATGATTGCGGTACGGTCAGATAAGATTTTAGACAAGGCGTTAAATGGAAGCCATGGTACTCATTCATGGACACCAACTACACAATCTGGCCCCATCTTTGCTGGTCTAGGGTTCGGTGTGCGCGCCATTATTGGCCGCGAGTGGCACCGCACGAAATGATCAGATCTCAAGTCCGGGCCTGTCGCGTAGGGCGGGCCTGGAGAATGATTCGAGCAGAACATGCCTGCACTCCCTTTCCACTGCGTCTGGGCCCGAAAATTTCAATCGGTCGTCCTTTCAGCGCTAAGACGGAATCATTAGTTCTCTGGACAAAGTAGGAGAGCAGAGTGAGCTCTTAAGCAAGCAATGCACATCTTGCATTTCACGTGTGCAAGAGAGTTACACGACGACTGATGAGAGTACGTCTTGAATGTTGCAGATAAGGGCTGGATCCGGCGGCGGCGTAACGGCGGTGGCCGCGTCGGGGAAGCTGCAGGCGGCCGCGTCGAGCGAGCGGGACTGCCAGCTCATGGGCCTCATGTGGCTGCTGCAGCGCAACGCCACGCGGTACGGCGCGGCGGCCACGGCCGTGATCCGGGCGCTGATGGCCGCGGACGAGGCGTCCGCCGTGGGCGtcgcggcggtggcggggccggcCGCCTGCTCGCTCCCCGTGGACGACATGCCGTTCGCGGCCGAGTACGGAAGGCTCAGCGGGGCCGGCGGCCGGCCACCTGCCCTCCGCCGCCTCCACCTGGTTCTGCTCGCCGTATTCAGCGTGGCCTGCTCGCTGTAGCACCGCGCGCTCGTGATCGAGTTTTAATTTGTTATACGGTTGTCCACTTGTATGACACGGTGCGTTACGTGTGAGATAGTGGTGCACGGCAGATTCCATGGTTCATTAATACTATGAACTCTGAACACTTTTGCAGTGATCGCGATTCAGCTGATTAGGAGCAAGAATCGGACCAGGTTGTCCAAAACTCAGAAAGAAAATGGCGTCGCGCAATGAAAATGCATTTCTATAGCTCGATTTGGGACCAACCAAACATGTTGTGCTCTCCTTAGTCCTTACCCCTTTCTTTAGAACAGCCCTTCTTGGCATTTCATTCATTACTCGGCGGCATCAAATCAGATCGTACAGGGTCAACAACAAAAAAAGGAATCACTCAATCTGTTTCTTTTTTATCTGCATATAAAATTTGTCTAAAGTCGAACTTTATAAAATTTGACAAATTTTataagaaaaaatatcaacattaatAATACGAAATCAATTTCAATAGATACATCATAAAATAATTGTTCATGTGTTATGGATGTGGATATTTTTAAGATAAAATTGGTCAAACCTTGCTTAATTTGACTTCAAATGAGTTTGATATGCGGAgtaaaaaaacggagggagtacatcacaacAGTTTTAGCCGTTCCCTTATAATTTAAATTTTAGAGCATCTCTAACTGATCCCCTATAATTTAGAGGAGGATACGGCTGAATATCTTTTAGAGCAGCATAAGTGACGTTTCTAATTGATCCCCAATAATTAATTCTCTAATTTTTCTTTGTCAAATCTTGTTCTAGTGTACAAACTACATTTCAACTACATATTTACACACATATTAAATCCAAGCATGATAATTAACGTACAATTCACGAATATTATGAATTCAAAATTTATAAACTGAATTATTCAAATTCAAACACACGAAAGGGTTCAAATGAAGTAAAGATCATGATAAAATCACAACTGTGAAGTGTTATGGAGATGCCAGGGATGCTCAACGAGATCATGTTGGTGTTGGGTATGAACCTCTCGGTTCTCTTGTTACCTTTCGGGCGCGTGATTGTCGTTTGTCTTGACAAATGTGGCCCATGGAGGGGTAGTAACCCATCGTGTACTCACGGCCATTCACAACATGGTTGCAAGGATGAGCATCTTCGGCAACAAGCCTAGCGAACGACGACGACGGGATCAATGCGGCGACGATGGAGATGGAGCTCGATTCCAACGATGGTAGCGGCCGGCTCATAGTGGGGCGACATGGGTGGTAGAGGCAATGGGGTGTCAGACGAGGAGCTAGGTAATCAATGGAAGCAATGCCGACGACGACATTGTGTGGGGTGAGGACGGCAAGGGCGCAGGGAAGAGGAACAACTTTTACTTTGCGGGTGGGTGCCTCGGTATATTTAAAGGGGGTGGCCGAGAAGGATACATTTTCCTCCACCAACGGCGATAGGGGTTTGGCTGGGTATCGGTTAGAGGAGGTCAACTTATGGATAGTGTGGCTCGGATATATTCAAATCATGGTTGGATGCTAATGATGCGATTAAAATCAAGTCTACTCGTATAGGGACCTCATCAATACAGAATAGTTTCATAGAAAACATAATTGGAAGATTAAGATCCCAATTACAATTAAGTTTGTACGTTAAGGGGAGGTGATTCTTACTAAGGATAATCTGACAAAAAGAAACTAGCAAGGTTGTAAAAAATGTTGTTTTTGTTATCAGAATGAAACAATGCAACATCCTTTTATCTCATATCCATCCGCTGCCTTGATACGGCGCACGGTTCGTGTAGCGTACAACCTGACAGTGCCAACAAGTATTGCAAATTTGTTTAAAAATTGGTTGGTTGGTATTCACCCCAAAGCTTAGGGGACAGATCCACGTGAGAGTTTACGTCTTACTATGGATAAGTTTGGAATTACTGAAATGACTATGTTTCCAAGAGATCACACTATCCAAAAGGTTATTCACATGGTCACGCGTCGATCGTACGCGGTCATTACTTCAGCATGTGAACGTTCATGAGCATATGCAGTGAGGGTGCAACTATCGTGAGAAGGTTTGCGCATGCTTTATTGAACAAGTTTCAATGACGCGTCCCTAGTAGATTGTGTGCTTGACTCATGTAATCCTTTGTTGATCGGTTGTGATCATACCTTTTAAAggtctctttgattcaaaggattttcatagtaTCTTTGAatgattagaatccttaggaatttttcttaCGTTTGtcgtttgatttgtaggattgaatcttgtaggaatttttcctaaggattcatttgtac encodes the following:
- the LOC123141691 gene encoding uncharacterized GPI-anchored protein At4g28100, with protein sequence MHPLRRSLLLLYGAVAAGVLLFSPAYCAASTLPDPAPLDPAGLFMPSATPAQPGSATIPAFPEQSDAVSGASSTCPLDPFPRLLPAVLSSCDADGALPSRLRCCPALAAWLFAAYAPTALSARPARPASAAPVDMPVPPDDSEACAGAADRALRSEGAALPRPPGANGTCDVAFCYCGVRLRRLTCGAQPTGAGQWVPADAAARRLKRDCARAGVPGCSKCLRALSTIRAGSGGGVTAVAASGKLQAAASSERDCQLMGLMWLLQRNATRYGAAATAVIRALMAADEASAVGVAAVAGPAACSLPVDDMPFAAEYGRLSGAGGRPPALRRLHLVLLAVFSVACSL